Part of the Sphingopyxis sp. 113P3 genome, ACCCCACATGGTGAGCCCGAAGACGGCCGGTTTTGTTCCCATGCCGAGGGGCAGGATTTCGGACCTGACAGGCACTTTGATCTGATCGAGATGCAAAAAGCACATGCAGCACGTCTTATGGTCGCGTGTCCCTGTTCGTAGTGGCCTTCAGAGCTGAGAACGAACTGGTTCGGAGCCGAAGTCGACAGACAACCGCACATCATGGAACTTTCAAAAGTACAAATTTTTTTCACGAAATCGAAGTTGATACGCCCATCCACCGTAGCTCCGCCGACGGATCAGAATCGCAGACTTGGCCCAAGTCTCTCCAGGACGGCCGGAGCTCCGATACTCCGAGATACGTCGGGTGGCACCCATCCTGCACGAGGTGCGCCGCCGATGGTTGCATTGCAAGGAACTGTTCTCCACCTGCCGACCTGTTGTGACGACGCCGGCTTGTCAGTTTGGACACGCGCCCCACCTGAAAGAATTTATTGACATATCAGCCAACGTGTCATAAAAAAATGACATGTGCAATGAATTTTTATGCTGCATCGGCGGTGGGGATGAATGGAGATCGGATGCTGGAGACGTTGGCCGCTCTTGCGAATCCACATCGGCTGCGGATCCTCGAGGCACTCCATACAGACGGGCGGATTTATGTCAGTCAGCTTGCTCGAAAGCTGGGCATCAGCCGTCCTTTGCTGCATCTCCACCTCAAGAAGCTGGAGGATGCAGGGCTCGTAACGAGCAGGATGGAATTGTCGCAGGACGGGAAATCGCTGAATTTCTATGAGGTCGCACCGTTCAACGTCGTCCTGAATCCTAGTTCTGTTGCTGACGCCGCTCGTTCGTTAGCCATTTCCATAAAATCCGGAGCCTCTGAAAGGGACGAACATGAATGATCATGCCTCTACGTTTCTACTTGTTACCATTCTCGCGCTGATGGTGGTTTTGCTAATATTCGGAATGAAATACTTCTCTGCAGCGCGATCTGCGCGGCTTCGTATCATGAGCGAAGACGCTTATCGCGATCTCGCCGCACGCTCCATCAAAGCACAAGAAGAATGTGCCAGTGCAATGCCGGCCATGAAGGAGGCGATCGCCGAGATAGAAAGCCGTCTCGTAAATATCGAAAAGGTACTCAAGGAGGTCGAGTGATGCAGTCGTCCGAGACCGCCGAAGAAATCTGGCAATTACGAAAAATGCGGGCAGCCTCGCTTCTGGAAGGCTTTACTCTGATCATTCTGGTTGGAATCGCTGTTCCGCTGAAGCACTTCGCCGGATTGGCCGTCGCCACCTCGATCATGGGGCCCATTCACGGAATAGCCTTCGTCTTTTACTTTTGGATGCTCATCCAGATCGTGTCCGGCGGAGGATGGGCTCGGGGCGAAGTGACCCGCATGATTGTAGCTGCTCTCGTTCCGTTCGGGGCATTCGTAAATGAACGAGCGTTGGCGCGTCGCCAAGCTTTATTGATCGAAGCGGTTTGACGAGGCTGCCATGGTCTACCTTGGGCTCAAAGCCTTTCACGTTGTGGCGGCAATCACCTGGATCGGAGGAATGCTCGCTGCCGCGGTCGTGATAGCGGCAGCCACTCGCAACGGCCCGCAGAGACAAAGCGATGGCCCCTCGGCGTTCATCACATCAATGCGTCGTTGGGATCAGAGGGTCACTTCCGTTGCGATGCTCCTGACTTGGGCGTTGGGGTTAGCGCTCGCTTTGTTGGGCGGCTGGTTCCCAGACGTGTGGTTGATTGTCAAACTTGGTGTCGTCCTTCTGCTCTCGGCTCTGCACGGATGGCTATCAGGTCGTCTCCGCCGACTGCACCAGCAAAACTCGACCCGAATGCCTCCCAGCCTGCGGTGCATTCCCTTTACGGTTATTCTTGCGGTCTCCGTCGTTGCAATTCTCGTGGTTACGAAGCCTGTCTGAAGACTTTCGGGGACAATCGGTTCTTCGTTTGCGTTCCGGTGTGCGCAAGCGGTTGAGCAATCGACATGCGAAGCATCGAGCGATGAGTCGCAAGGATCCCCGCGCTTCTAAAACTTCACAGCATCCACAGCCCCCATTCAACGTTGGGGTTCCGGTGAAGTCCGGCCCGGACCTCACCGAGGAGGCTGTCGCGTGGATACAAGGCTACGGCATCGACATGGTGGGAACGGCTCGAGCTGCTGGAGCCGATATGCGCAGGTACACCTCATCTGATTAGGCACGCCCAGGCTCATCCGAGCCTTATTGCGATGCAGTTCCCGACTTCGTCGGAAACCCTTTCTCTCCATCCATGTCTATCTTGGAAATGGAATCACCCATGCCGCCGATGACCCCAACATCTGCTACTCTATTGATGACCATCGCGCCTGTATTGGTCGCGCTGGTTGCAATTGCCGTATTATCTCTTCCGTCAGAGCCAACTCGCCAAAGGTTCAGCGCAATCTTCGTGGCAGGCGCAGGGGCTGCCTATCTCGGCTCGGGGTTTGGTCCACTTGAGCTGGTCTTTTGCGGTGTCGTGACATTGCTCGCGTATCGCGGATTGAGCGATTATCGGGCGATCGGCTTGGCTTGGGTGCTACATTCCTGCTGGGATGCTGCCCACGATCTGTGGGGGGAGCCCATTCTGCCCTTCGCTCCGACTTCGTCCTATGGCTGTTTTGTCAGCGACTTCTGGCTTGCTGCTTGGTATTTTGCCGGCGCACCAAGTCCGTGGCGGCGCGAGACCTGGCTGAAGAAATTGAGTGAGTTCACCGCCATTCTTCAGGGTTGCACGCTCGTTGCGCTTGTATGCATCGCGATTCCAGCACAGCTTCTGTTTAATCTCGAAGACGCGATCGCGGCGGCGTTAGTCAGTCATGTCGTTGCCGTTGCTGTCCACACATACACGGTGCGCAACAGGCCAACTCGGGATAATTGGATTCTCGGAGCTCTGGTGCCCTTCGCAATTTTCTTACGCGGCAGTGTACGCGACACGTCGTCACCGAATGGCCCTGATTGATCGTGCGGTTTGTGGTCCATGCCAACAATTTGATCATCTGCTTTATCTGAGCCGCCAAATGACCGGTCTCGAGCGGTTCTGTCGGTCATTCCCGTCGGTCACTCGCGGTCGATTACGCAGAGCCATGCTCATCGAGACCAAACGGCAGGACCACAAGCGTTTTAGAGATAGGCGCATTGACGGGTTTATATGCGTTTCATATATGGATCGTATATTTAAGCAATTTGAGCACAGCATATGGGCATCGTGAAGATTGACGACGAACTGCACGAAGAGGTGCGCAAGGCGAGTGCGGTAATGTGCCGTTCCATCAATGCGCAGGCAGAGTTCTGGATGAAGATAGGTAGGCTTGCCGAGGCCAATCCGACATCTACGTTCAGCGAGATCATCAAGGAGCAGCTCGCTACTGCGGAGGATCACGCCGAACGGGCGGCCGCTGCCTGACATGGTGAAGACGTCTGACGAGCTCGCGCTCATGCGTATATCTGGCCAGTTGCTGGCCTCTGTCTTCGACATGCTGGACGGGCTGAACCTCGTTGGTATGTCGACAATGCAAATCAACGATCTGGTCGAGCGCTACATCACCATCGATCTCGCTTCACGCCCTGCCAGCAAAGGGCAGTACGGCTTCAAGTTCGTCCTCAATTGTTCGATCAACGAGGTGGTTTGCCATGGCGTGCCCGATGCGGACGTGATCGTACGGGACGGCGACATCATCAATCTCGACATCACGCTGGAGAAGAATGGCTTCATCGCGGATTCGAGCAAGACATACGTAGTCGGCAATGCATCCGGTGCGGCAAAGCGCCTGGTCCGGGTCGCCCGTGAAGCCATGTGGAGGGGGATCAGGCAGGTGCGTCCTGGGGCGCATCTCGGCGATATCGGCTTCGCCATTGAACGGCATGCGAAAAAAAACGGGTACTCCATCGTGCGGGAATTCTGCGGCCACGGCATCGGCCGCGAGATGCATGAGGAGCCGCAGGTGCTCCATTTCGGGCGCCCGGGAAGAGGCCTCCGCCTGCGAGAAGGCATGGTCTTCACGATAGAGCCTATGGTCAACCAGGGCAGCCGCAAGGTTTACACCGAGGATGACGGGTGGTCCGTCGTCACCAACGATCGGAAATTGTCTGCCCAGTTCGAGCATACGGTCGCTGTGACGGCAAGCGGCGTGGAGGTCTTGACCCTGCAGCGCCATGATACCGTGCCAGCCTAGACCACTAGGCCGTGGACTCATAAGCGTTGATCCAGAGGCGTGCTGAGAAGAGCTTGATGGCGGCGAGGAAGTTGTCGGCTCGCTTGTCGTATCGGGTGGCCAAGCCTCTGGCGT contains:
- a CDS encoding DUF6010 family protein; amino-acid sequence: MTIAPVLVALVAIAVLSLPSEPTRQRFSAIFVAGAGAAYLGSGFGPLELVFCGVVTLLAYRGLSDYRAIGLAWVLHSCWDAAHDLWGEPILPFAPTSSYGCFVSDFWLAAWYFAGAPSPWRRETWLKKLSEFTAILQGCTLVALVCIAIPAQLLFNLEDAIAAALVSHVVAVAVHTYTVRNRPTRDNWILGALVPFAIFLRGSVRDTSSPNGPD
- a CDS encoding ParD-like family protein — encoded protein: MGIVKIDDELHEEVRKASAVMCRSINAQAEFWMKIGRLAEANPTSTFSEIIKEQLATAEDHAERAAAA
- the map gene encoding type I methionyl aminopeptidase; translation: MVKTSDELALMRISGQLLASVFDMLDGLNLVGMSTMQINDLVERYITIDLASRPASKGQYGFKFVLNCSINEVVCHGVPDADVIVRDGDIINLDITLEKNGFIADSSKTYVVGNASGAAKRLVRVAREAMWRGIRQVRPGAHLGDIGFAIERHAKKNGYSIVREFCGHGIGREMHEEPQVLHFGRPGRGLRLREGMVFTIEPMVNQGSRKVYTEDDGWSVVTNDRKLSAQFEHTVAVTASGVEVLTLQRHDTVPA
- a CDS encoding ArsR/SmtB family transcription factor, translated to MNFYAASAVGMNGDRMLETLAALANPHRLRILEALHTDGRIYVSQLARKLGISRPLLHLHLKKLEDAGLVTSRMELSQDGKSLNFYEVAPFNVVLNPSSVADAARSLAISIKSGASERDEHE
- a CDS encoding CopD family protein; protein product: MVYLGLKAFHVVAAITWIGGMLAAAVVIAAATRNGPQRQSDGPSAFITSMRRWDQRVTSVAMLLTWALGLALALLGGWFPDVWLIVKLGVVLLLSALHGWLSGRLRRLHQQNSTRMPPSLRCIPFTVILAVSVVAILVVTKPV
- a CDS encoding DUF3817 domain-containing protein, translating into MQSSETAEEIWQLRKMRAASLLEGFTLIILVGIAVPLKHFAGLAVATSIMGPIHGIAFVFYFWMLIQIVSGGGWARGEVTRMIVAALVPFGAFVNERALARRQALLIEAV